The Carcharodon carcharias isolate sCarCar2 chromosome 15, sCarCar2.pri, whole genome shotgun sequence genome includes a window with the following:
- the otud3 gene encoding OTU domain-containing protein 3 isoform X2, producing MSKKQVVKTRTNKKLDLERKRDEKAVRRALAKERKNRAQEGTEDEEFVSFANQLLAMGLKLREVPGDGNCLFRALGDQLEGHSRNHLKHRRETVDFMIKHRQDFEPFVEDDVPFDRYVANLEKPGTFVGNDAIVAFARNNQVNIVIHQLNAPLWQVFGTRKSNAVELHIAYRYGEHYDSVRMLNDNSEAPANLKTEMLIKDDSKKKDRNKMCHYQMEDIRDFESEMTKTDLDDAVQKVRNATGCMDTDMIVQNLEAENYNIRSVIFAILQMEELKNSNSDEESNKTSSNCSPQHMSPLWMENGTGNRIFGNQTVNSEEIENNRRLNEKEENKRTKNKVTNKQRKEQQRLEKKKRQEERHRQKVIDSRSNNMEDNGTNRDIQAPVTLVKTFTTLNI from the exons ATGTCCAAGAAGCAAGTTGTCAAAACCAGGACTAACAAGAAACTGGATTTAGAGCGGAAACGGGACGAGAAGGCGGTGAGACGAGCCCTGGCCAAGGAGAGGAAGAACAGGGCCCAGGAGGGGACGGAGGACGAAGAGTTTGTGAGCTTTGCCAACCAGCTACTGGCCATGGGACTCAAACTCCGGGAGGTCCCCGGCGATGG GAATTGCCTGTTTCGTGCTCTTGGAGATCAGCTGGAAGGTCATTCCCGAAACCATCTTAAACACCGGAGGGAAACAGTAGACTTCATGATCAAACATCGGCAAGATTTTGAACCGTTTGTAGAGGATGATGTCCCTTTTGATCGATATG TTGCAAATCTGGAAAAACCGGGCACGTTTGTTGGCAATGATGCAATAGTCGCCTTTGCAAGGAACAACCAAGTGAATATTGTGATCCACCAGCTTAATGCCCCACTTTGGCAG GTTTTTGGAACCCGCAAGAGCAATGCTGTGGAGTTGCATATTGCCTACAGATATGGGGAGCACTATGACAGTGTGCGCATGCTCAATGATAATTCAGAAGCACCTGCGAACCTAAAGACAGAG ATGCTCATTAAAGATGATTCAAAGAAAAAAGATCGAAACAAAATGTGTCACTACCAGATGGAAGACATACGGGATTTTGAAAGTGAAATGACCAAGACTGATTTGGATGATGCAGTTCAGAAAGTACGCAACGCAACAGGGTGTATG GATACTGATATGATTGTTCAAAATCTGGAAGCTGAAAACTACAACATAAGATCTGTAATATTTGCCATTTTGCAGATGGAAGAACTGAAGAATAGCA ATAGTGATGAAGAGTCCAACAAAACCAGTTCTAATTGCAGTCCTCAGCACATGTCACCTCTCTGGATGGAGAATGGAACTGGTAACAGGATTTTTGGAAATCAAACTGTCAACAGTGAAGAAATTGAAAACAACAGGAGGCTGAATGAAAAGGAAGAAAACAAAAGGACCAAAAATAAG GTGACAAATAAGCAGCGAAAAGAACAGCAAAGGTTAGAAAAGAAGAAACGACAGGAAGAAAGACATCGACAGAAGGTCATAGATAGCAGGAGCAATAATATGGAAGACAATGGGACCAATAGGGACATTCAAGCACCCGTTACCCTGGTCAAAACATTCACAACTTTAAATATTTGA
- the otud3 gene encoding OTU domain-containing protein 3 isoform X1 produces MSKKQVVKTRTNKKLDLERKRDEKAVRRALAKERKNRAQEGTEDEEFVSFANQLLAMGLKLREVPGDGNCLFRALGDQLEGHSRNHLKHRRETVDFMIKHRQDFEPFVEDDVPFDRYVANLEKPGTFVGNDAIVAFARNNQVNIVIHQLNAPLWQVFGTRKSNAVELHIAYRYGEHYDSVRMLNDNSEAPANLKTEMLIKDDSKKKDRNKMCHYQMEDIRDFESEMTKTDLDDAVQKVRNATGCMDTDMIVQNLEAENYNIRSVIFAILQMEELKNSNSDEESNKTSSNCSPQHMSPLWMENGTGNRIFGNQTVNSEEIENNRRLNEKEENKRTKNKVCKVTNKQRKEQQRLEKKKRQEERHRQKVIDSRSNNMEDNGTNRDIQAPVTLVKTFTTLNI; encoded by the exons ATGTCCAAGAAGCAAGTTGTCAAAACCAGGACTAACAAGAAACTGGATTTAGAGCGGAAACGGGACGAGAAGGCGGTGAGACGAGCCCTGGCCAAGGAGAGGAAGAACAGGGCCCAGGAGGGGACGGAGGACGAAGAGTTTGTGAGCTTTGCCAACCAGCTACTGGCCATGGGACTCAAACTCCGGGAGGTCCCCGGCGATGG GAATTGCCTGTTTCGTGCTCTTGGAGATCAGCTGGAAGGTCATTCCCGAAACCATCTTAAACACCGGAGGGAAACAGTAGACTTCATGATCAAACATCGGCAAGATTTTGAACCGTTTGTAGAGGATGATGTCCCTTTTGATCGATATG TTGCAAATCTGGAAAAACCGGGCACGTTTGTTGGCAATGATGCAATAGTCGCCTTTGCAAGGAACAACCAAGTGAATATTGTGATCCACCAGCTTAATGCCCCACTTTGGCAG GTTTTTGGAACCCGCAAGAGCAATGCTGTGGAGTTGCATATTGCCTACAGATATGGGGAGCACTATGACAGTGTGCGCATGCTCAATGATAATTCAGAAGCACCTGCGAACCTAAAGACAGAG ATGCTCATTAAAGATGATTCAAAGAAAAAAGATCGAAACAAAATGTGTCACTACCAGATGGAAGACATACGGGATTTTGAAAGTGAAATGACCAAGACTGATTTGGATGATGCAGTTCAGAAAGTACGCAACGCAACAGGGTGTATG GATACTGATATGATTGTTCAAAATCTGGAAGCTGAAAACTACAACATAAGATCTGTAATATTTGCCATTTTGCAGATGGAAGAACTGAAGAATAGCA ATAGTGATGAAGAGTCCAACAAAACCAGTTCTAATTGCAGTCCTCAGCACATGTCACCTCTCTGGATGGAGAATGGAACTGGTAACAGGATTTTTGGAAATCAAACTGTCAACAGTGAAGAAATTGAAAACAACAGGAGGCTGAATGAAAAGGAAGAAAACAAAAGGACCAAAAATAAGGTGTGTAAG GTGACAAATAAGCAGCGAAAAGAACAGCAAAGGTTAGAAAAGAAGAAACGACAGGAAGAAAGACATCGACAGAAGGTCATAGATAGCAGGAGCAATAATATGGAAGACAATGGGACCAATAGGGACATTCAAGCACCCGTTACCCTGGTCAAAACATTCACAACTTTAAATATTTGA
- the LOC121288442 gene encoding LOW QUALITY PROTEIN: olfactory receptor class A-like protein 4 (The sequence of the model RefSeq protein was modified relative to this genomic sequence to represent the inferred CDS: substituted 1 base at 1 genomic stop codon), translating into MEFETTAQLIFYGLLVFLGIWGNILVLVTILATTVESHGLAASDIILTNLAAVNLLISIFRNILLFITESGVKILLSLHWCRVFMFLWVWLKSVSVWVTFCLSYFHFLKIKQHFHLSTKMKEIMYVMAILFAVXLVNFLYAIPAFIYSRTASGNETKILMVVSTTMEPFLGCVWKFPTPESGITFAVVSLILHELIPIIFMVSTNLSTVYYLSKHIRVIADEHLHSVQMERTAAKLIMTLVTLFVLCTGTHLLAVSYYNHNGGTSTAFLLTLAKYCATVFIGFSPLLLAAGHSKLRHKVCKVLHIKVFSFSFF; encoded by the coding sequence ATGGAATTTGAGACTACAGCTCAGCTCATCTTTTATGGGTTGCTGGTGTTTCTGGGGATTTGGGGGAATATTTTGGTCTTGGTGACAATACTCGCCACCACAGTGGAGAGCCACGGCCTCGCCGCCTCTGACATCATCCTAACCAACCTGGCAGCCGTCAACTTGCTCATTTCCATTTTTCGGAACATCCTTCTGTTTATTACGGAGTCGGGGGTGAAGATTCTGCTGAGCCTCCACTGGTGCCGAGTGTTCATGTTCCTCTGGGTGTGGCTGAAGTCTGTGAGCGTGTGGGTCACTTTCTGTCTGAGCTATTTCCACTTTCTCAAAATAAAACAGCACTTCCACCTGAGCACAAAGATGAAGGAGATCATGTACGTGATGGCGATATTATTTGCGGTGTGACTTGTTAATTTCCTCTATGCAATCCCAGCTTTCATTTATAGCCGGACTGCCAGTGGGAACGAGACGAAGATCCTGATGGTGGTCAGCACCACCATGGAGCCTTTCCTGGGCTGTGTCTGGAAGTTCCCCACTCCGGAGAGCGGCATAACGTTCGCAGTGGTCTCCCTCATTCTTCATGAACTCATACCCATCATATTCATGGTCAGCACCAATCTCAGCACCGTGTACTATCTCAGCAAACACATCAGGGTGATCGCGGACGAGCACTTGCACAGTGTGCAAATGGAGAGGACAGCAGCCAAGTTGATCATGACGCTAGTGACACTGTTTGTCCTGTGTACAGGCACCCACTTGCTGGCTGTCAGTTACTACAATCACAATGGGGGCACGTCCACTGCCTTTTTGTTGACCCTGGCAAAGTACTGCGCCACCGTGTTTATAGGCTTCAGTCCTCTGTTGCTCGCTGCAGGACACAGCAAGTTGCGACATAAAGTCTGCAAGGTGTTGCATATTAAAGTAttctcattttcttttttttaa